The Cryptomeria japonica chromosome 9, Sugi_1.0, whole genome shotgun sequence DNA segment acaataatgaagattggaaatatgagttgtgctgcttcattccttcgtaccgtttgagatcctcgaaccgcttggggtcttcatactgcttcagatcagtaaacactttttgcaaaacaccgatattctaaagactataatacatcataccagctGGAACAAATGCCGGTTGAGCatgactcatacatataaaagtgatctcaatgcaagtgtgtgtccatcaatgacaatcacaacataatcatcaaaattggCAACAATAGAATGGTCTTTGCAATATTAagaattttggtcttctttttctttgctctaagttttgcctttttagcttgaagtttcaatttttcagaacctttcattaattgttttggggTCATTTTCTTAATATCTATTactaagtcttcctcttcttcctcctctgtttcctcttccttttcttcctctagcTCTAACTTCCTCTTCACCAGAGGAGTGTCCTCAACTATTTTCTTACTTTCtactttcttttcttttgtttccttcttcacATCTTCCTTCTTGTCTACTTCATCAACAGATAGCATTGATGAGTCCGTCACTTGTGAGTTTTCTTCCTCTGCACCTTTCTCTGACAAAAGAGGTTCATTGTCAATAGGATTTATTGTTACCGAAGTTCTATGATGTTTATCTTCATAAGATATATCTTCAATTATGACTTCATCTTCATCGGGATGCTTAGTTTGAGTGGTTCCCTTTACCGATGAAAcatcaatatcaatagtttcaacaGTTGATTTGTTTTCAACTGACTGCTCTACATCCTTTTTTACattaggaatatctgacacaacattaCCTATGATATCATCAACTGTAGAAAACATCAAATTCATTGGTGGtatccttttcttttccttttctcttttcatgAGTAGCTATATCTTGTCCTTGTTTTACTTTTTTTCTATTTCCTCCTCAACTTCCTTTTGCTGGCTCAAAATTATTTTCCATAAGgcaacaccctcatcatgcacaccttagacatctcctatggccactctcccTATACTGTTCCTTATTTTAAAGAGTTGAATACATGCTTCTGCCAGTATAGATGCTCGATTATAATTAagatcatgttgcacttccatgagtgcttttatcctatgctctttctcaatagctaaaattgttttccatctcccttcaatttgattttgcaagtCTAATGGAATTATTCCATATAGTTCACTGGGAGTTCTGCAAAACTTATGCATGTTCTAGATAAgtgcttcttcaatttttcttttttcctcCTCATTCCATAGGGGATATTTTCTCCCAACACCAGATAGACCTCCATACTCTTTGATctcatggaccaattcatcaacagttggaactacatttctaccacttcttctgacttcttttatttccacatcagattgggtgttagtgttatcaccctccttttcatccttcttgggcttCTTATTAGCCTTTGTGTCAACTGTCCCTTCACGcttttttctttcttgcatatgtcaCTCCTACTGGTCCACCTTTACCTAGGGAAGATGCAAGAGTATCTGagtccttttcttttgtatatgcTACCGGCTTACTAGATGGAGTACCCTTGGTTTTTTCCTTCgatattttcttcttttctcctattTTTTCTTCAACTTTGTTTGATTTGGCCCCTATTTGTTCACTTGTACTGGTGGAAGTAGTGGCatcagatgcttcacctccatacttCTTGTCTAATGTGTCAATCATTTTCATTactctcttttgtatgataggctccttgagttccctttttattttggagcttgcctcctcacaagttc contains these protein-coding regions:
- the LOC131029790 gene encoding protein MNN4-like, which gives rise to MKREKEKKRIPPMNLMFSTVDDIIGNVVSDIPNVKKDVEQSVENKSTVETIDIDVSSVKGTTQTKHPDEDEVIIEDISYEDKHHRTSVTINPIDNEPLLSEKGAEEENSQVTDSSMLSVDEVDKKEDVKKETKEKKVEKKGIEEETPKVINSSIPSIDEEEKKEIKDKKIERKETKTIDIGLEETKELEQDKKKEDSPSSQREGNKKTKIPPMKRKLDLEKESEKKKAKITISASSEVEVEEE